A region of the Pseudomonas sp. J452 genome:
CCAGCCTTTCCAGCCGAATACCAGTGCCAGCGCCAGCACGCCACCGGTCAGCAGGGGTTTGCCATTGCGCTGCCACCAGTCTTTGATCTGCGCAATCTGTTCGTCTTCGGTCATGCTCACCCCGGTAACTCCTTAATTCTCGATCTGCTTCAAGCCTGCGCCAGGCAGGTGGCAAGGTGCTGCGCAAGCGCATCCCAGGCAATGGTTTGTTGTTCGCTGTCGTCGCGCAAAGGTTTGCAACCTACCACGCGGGTGGCCAGTTCGTCCTCACCCAGAATCAGGGCGAAGCGTGCGCCGCTCTTGTCGGCCTTCTTGAACTGGCTCTTGAAACTGCCGGCACCGGCGTTGACCACCAGGCGCAAGCCCGGCATGGCATCACGCAGACGCTCGGCCAAGGTCAGGGCAGCCAACTCGGCCGGCTCGCCAAACGCACACAGGTAAAGGTCGGCCGGGCTATGCAGTTCTGCAGGCACCAACTCCAGGGTTTCCAGCAGCAGCACCAGGCGCTCGACACCCATGGCAAAGCCAACGCCGGGCGTCGGCTTGCCGCCGAACTGGCTGATCAGCCCGTCGTAACGGCCGCCAGCACACACGGTGCCTTGCGAACCGAGCTTGTCGGTAACCCACTCGAACACGGTACGGCCGTAGTAATCCAGGCCACGCACCAGCTTCGGATTGATTTCGTAGCCAATGCCGAGCGCATCCAGACGGGCCTTGAGCCCCTCGAAGTGCGCACGCGACTCCTCGTCGAGGTAGTCGTGCAGGGTCGGTGCGCCGACCAGCAAGGCCTGGGTCTGGGCGTTCTTGCTGTCGAGAATGCGCAGCGGGTTGGTGGTCAGGCGGCGCTGGCTGTCCTCGTCGAGCTGCTCGAAGCGCTCCTGCAGATAGGCCACCAGGGCGTCACGATACACCGCACGGGCTTCACTGGAGCCCAGGCTGTTGAGCTGCAGGGTCACCGAGCCGGCCAGCCCGAGCTGCTGCCACAGGCGTGCGGTGAGCACGATCAGCTCGGCATCGATATCCGGCCCTGGCAGGTTGAAGACTTCCACGCCGACCTGGTGAAACTGGCGGTAGCGGCCTTTCTGCGGCTTTTCGTAGCGGTACATCGGGCCGGCGTACCAGAGTTTCTGCACCTGGCCGCCACCGGTCAGGCCATGCTCCAGCACCGCCCGCACGCAGCCCGCAGTGCCTTCCGGACGCAGGGTCAGCGACTCTGCGTTGCGGTCGAGGAAGGTGTACATCTCCTTGTCGACCACATCGGTGCCTTCGCCGATGCCGCGGGCGAACAGCTCGGTGAATTCGAGCACCGGCAGGCGGATTTCCTTGTAACCGTAGCCATCCAACAGGGTGGCCAGGGTGTTCTCCAGATAGCGCCAGGTCGGCGTCTGCTCCGGCAGGATATCGTTCATGCCGCGAATGGCTTGTAGGGTCTTGCTCACAAATAATCCTTAGTGCGGTCAGCCGCGGGCGATAACGGCCGCTTCGGCCTCGACCTTCTCAGCCGCTTTCTGGCGGATCAGCTTTTCCAGCTGGTCCACCAGGTTTTCATTGGTCAGTTTGTGCGCCGGCTTGCCGTCGATATAGATCAGGTTGTTCGGCGAGCCACCGGTCAGGCCGATATGCGCTTCCTTGGCTTCGCCGGGACCATTGACCACGCAGCCGATCACCGCCACATCGAGCGGCACCAGCAGGTCTTCGACGCGGGTCTCCAGCTCGTTCATGGTCTTCACCACATCGAAGTTCTGCCGCGAGCAGCTCGGGCAGGCGATGAAGTTAATGCCACGCGAGCGCAGGCGCAGGGACTTGAGGATGTCGTAGCCGACCTTGATCTCTTCCACCGGATCGGCGGCCAGGGAGATGCGAATGGTGTCGCCGATGCCGTCCATCAGCAGCATGCCCAGGCCCACGGCGGACTTCACCGTACCGGAGCGCAGGCCACCGGCCTCGGTGATGCCCAGGTGCAGCGGCTGCTCGATCTGCTTGGCCAGCAGGCGATAGGCCTCGACGGCCATGAACACGTCGGAGGCCTTCACGCTGACCTTGAAGTCAGGGAAGTTCAGGCGATCCAGGTGCTCGACATGACGCAGCGCCGACTCGACCAGTGCAGCCGGGGTCGGTTCGCCGTATTTCTTCTGCAGGTCTTTTTCCAGCGACCCGGCATTGACCCCGATGCGGATCGGGATGCCTTTGTCGCGCGCCGCCTCAACCACCGCACGCACGCGGTCTTCGCGACCGATATTGCCGGGGTTGATGCGCAGGCAGTCAACGCCCAGCTCCGCCACACGCAGGGCGATCTGGTAATCAAAGTGAATGTCGGCGACCAGCGGCACATTCACCTGCTGCTTGATCTTGCCGAAGGCTTCGGCGGCCTGCATGTCCGGCACGGACACCCGAACGATATCGGCGCCGGCCTCTTCCAGGCGCCGAATCTGCCCGACGGTGGCAGCCACGTCGCAGGTATCGGTGTTGGTCATGCTCTGCACGGCAATCGGCGCATCGCCGCCGACTGGAACCGAGCCAACCCAGATTTTACGGGACAGACGACGCTTGATCGGGGATTCGCAATGCATGCTTATTGCCCCAGCTTCAGGCGCGCGGTTTCACCATGGGTGAAGGCGGCCACGTCGACTGGCTGGCCATCCAGGCGCACCTGGGCGCCGCTGGCAAAGCCAAGACGCAGCTCCAGCGGGGCCTTGCCGACCAGCTCGATACTTTCACCGCGACGTTTCAGGGCGCTGAGTAGAACCTTGCCATTGGCATCGGTCAGCTGCGTCCAGCAGTCCGCCGTGAACTGCAGGTGAACCTTGGACTCACCGGCAGCCGGCGCTACCGCTACAACCGGCTCGCTGACCACCGGCGCAGCAGGTTCAGGAGCCGGCGGGGTGACAGGAGCAGGCTGTACAGGCGAAGCAGCAGGGGCAGGAGCAGCAGGTACGGCCGACGGTTGAATTTCCGGCTGCGGCACGAGCGGAGCCTGACTGCCAACCTCGACCGGTGCAGCTACTGCTGGCGGCATGACCGCCTCGCTGGCGCCAGGCACTTCAGGCTGTGCAGCAAGTTCTGCAGTCAATACCGGCGCCTCTGGCTCGACAGCGCCTTGCGCGTCGACAACGGCCTGGTCTTCCGGCTCGTCCAGGGGGTGAATTTCCGTGGTGCCATCCGCACCTTCGACCTCGACATGTTCCAGTCCGAGATCGGCCGGCAAGGTCGGTACATTGCCCGCACCGGCCTGCCACCAGAAAAACGCACCCGCACCCAGCGCCAGCAACAGGCACAGGCTGACCATCTTCAGGATGCTTTGCGAAAGCCGCACAGGCTCTTCGATGCGCCCCAGGCTGTGCACGCGGCTACCGCTGGCGTCACTACCGGTGAATTGGTCAAACTCACTGACCAGGCGATTCTGGTCCATGCCCAGCAACTTGGCATAGGCGCGTACATAGCCACGGGCAAAGGTGTGCCCAGGCAGTTTATCGAACGCGCCAGACTCCAGTTGCTGCAGGGCCATGGGGGTCAAATGCAGTTGCGCAGCCACGTCGGCCAAGACCCAGCTCTTGCTCTCACGAGCCTTGCGCAGGGTTTCGCCCGGATTCACACGACTCGCCGCGACTGCTTCGGGATGCGACGTTTTCATCACTGCTCCGACAGATATTGCTGGTATTCCGGAGTGCCCGGATAAAGTCTCTTCAGCTGCAGGGCGAGGCTCGCAACCTGATCACGATCCTCGAACACCCTGGCCAGGCGGATGCCCAGCAACAGGCTTGTAGCGGTCTGTTCGGACTGCTGGCTGAAGCGTTCATAGAAACCACGGGCCGGCACGTACTGCTTGTCCTCGAGGGATAGCTGCGCCATCTGCAACAACGCCAGCGTGCGCCGGCTATTGAGGCGCAGGGCGCGCTCGAAAAAGCCCTTCGCCTCATCGCGACGACCAAGCTGCACGGCGGTCATGCCGAGGTTTTCGAACACCCGGGAACGTTCGGAATACAGGGTATCCTCGGAGGCCTTGAGATAGACGTCGAACGCTTCCTGATAGCGTTTCTGCTCGTAGAGAAAGCCGCCATAGTTGTTGAGGATGCGGGCTTCGCTGGAGCTCAGGGACAGCGCCTTGCGATAATGCTGTTCTGCCAGTTTGTTTTCCATCTCGCGCTGGAATACCACCGCCAGGGTGGCATGCGCCTCGGCACTCGATGGATCGAGCTCCAGCGCCGATTTCAGGGGTGCCTTGGCCTTCTCCGTAGCGCCCTGCACCAGGTAACCAAGCCCCAACTGAATGTAGGCATCACGCGCCTGATCACGCCCTTCTTCCGTACTCAGCGGGTCCTTGGCCCCACCATCAGTGATGCAACCCGCCAACAGGCCGGCAAGCGACAGGAAAAGCGCAGCGCGCAAGGTCATGAACATCCCCTTCAGGTTCTATTTTCGCTATTGCGAGGTTCTTCGGCCTCGTTACCCAGCTGGCGCACGGCGATGTAGCGCTCACTACGCCGCGTGCGGTCCTGCACCTGGCCAACCAGCTGGCCACAGGCAGCATCGATGTCATCGCCACGCGTGGTGCGCACGGTGACATTGTGCCCAGCCTTGTACAACAGGTCCTGGAAGCGACGAATGGCGTTATTGCTCGGCCGTTCGTAACCGGAGAAGGGGAATGGATTAAACGGAATCAAATTGATCTTGCAAGGAAAATCCTTGAGAAGTGCGATCATCTGCTCAGCGTGCTCAGGCTGGTCGTTGACGTCCTTGAGCAGGGTGTACTCGATGGTCAGGAAGCGCTTCTCGCCCAGGCCTTCGATATAACGACGGCAGGCCGGCAGCAGCACATCCAGCGGGTATTTCTTGTTGATCGGCACCAGCTCGCTACGCAGCGCGTCGTTCGGCGCATGCAGCGACAGGGCCAGCGACACGTCGATGACTTCACCCAGCTTGTCGATCATCGGTACCACGCCGGAGGTGGACAGGGTCACCTTGCGCTTGGAGATGCCGTAGCCGAGGTCGTCCATCATGATGCGCATGGCGGCAACGACATTGTCGAAGTTCAGCAGGGGCTCGCCCATGCCCATCATCACCACGTTGGTGACGGCACGGTCGATCTTGGCCGGCACGGTGCCGAAGGATTTATTGGCAATCCACACCTGGCCGATGATTTCCGCGGCAGTCAGGTCGCTGTTGAAGCCCTGCTTGCCGGTGGAACAGAAGCTGCAATCCAGCGCACAGCCGGCCTGGGACGACACACACAGGGTGCCACGGCCGCCTTGCGGGATGTACACGGTCTCGACGCAGCTGCCGGACGCCACACGAACCACCCATTTGCGGGTGCCATCGGTGGAGATGTCCTGGCTGACGACCTCGGGACCACGAATTTCGGCACAGGCCTTGAGCTTTTCGCGCAAGGCCTTGCCCAGATTGCTCATGGCGTCGAAATCATCGACGCCAAAGTGGTGAATCCATTTCATCACCTGGCCGGCACGGAAGCGCTTGTCTCCGATGGACTCGAAGAAGCTTTCCATTTCAGTCTGGGTCAGACCCAGCAGATTGATTTTACCGGCAGTTGCAGTCATGGAATCACCCTCGCCTGTTCGCGATTAGCGAATGCGAGCGCACACCTCGGTGGCGGCGAAGAAGTAAGCGATTTCGCGAGCGGCGGAAGCCTCGGAATCGGAACCGTGTACGGCGTTTTCGTCGATGGAAACGGCGAAGTCAGCACGGATGGTGCCGGCAGCAGCTTCTTTCGGGTTGGTAGCGCCCATCAGTTCGCGGTTTTTGGCGATAGCGTCTTCACCTTCCAGAACCTGAACGATGACCGGACCGGAAACCATGAAGGCAACCAGATCTTTGAAGAAGCCACGCTCGCTGTGCTCGGCGTAGAAACCGCCAGCTTCGCGCTCGGACAGCTGAACCATTTTCGAAGCAACGACGCGCAGGCCGGCTTTTTCGAAACGGCTGGTGATCTCGCCTACTACGTTTTTGGCGACGGCATCGGGCTTGATGATAGAGAAAGTGCGTTGAACAGCCATGTGAAACTCCGGAAACAAGGATTAAAGCGAACAAGTAAACCCGCGAATTATACGCGGGTTAGGGAAAAATGCGTAGGCCGGCACCGAGCGGCGCCGCCAGTTACTGGGTTTTCAGTTACTCGGCTTCTTCGATCCAGGCGGCCTGGATCGCTTCCAGCACTTTCTCGCCGCCGCGCTGCGGATCGTCACTGAAGTCCGGCAGGGCCAACACCCAGCTATGCAGATCGACGAAGTTGACATAGCGCGGATCGACATCCGGCTTGCTCTCGGCCAGTTCGATGGCGATATCCAGCACATCAGCCCATTTCAGACTCATGACAGCTCCTTGGATCAGTGCGGCGCTTCAGCGGCGTGGTTGAGCGAGTACTTGGGGATTTCCACAGTCAGGTCTTCAGTGCCGACGATCGCCTGACAGGCCAGGCGCGATTGCGGCTCCAGCCCCCAGGCCCGATCGAGGAAGTCTTCTTCCAGCTCGTCAGCCTCTTCCAGCGAGGCAAAACCCTCGCGGACGATGCAGTGGCAAGTCGTGCAGGCACAGACGCCGCCGCAGGCGCTTTCCATCTCGATATGGTGCGCATGGGCCACTTCGAGAATGGAGGTGCCAGGCTCAGCCTCGACCACCATGCCATCGGGGCAGAACTTCTCGTGGGGCAGAAAAATGACCTGCGGCATCAGTTATCCTCGATTTCATTCAGATTGCGCCCGGCCAGAGCGGCCTTCACCGTCAAGTCCATGCGCCGGGCAGCAAAGGCGTCGGTCACCTGCGACAGACGCTTGGTCTGCTGCTCGATGGCGTAACCGTCGCTACCTGTCATCAATTCGGCCAGTTCCTGCATCTGCATCTCGATGGCCAGACGCTCTTCGGCATCCAGCAAGCGCTCGCCATCAGCCTCCAGGGCGGCCTGCACCGCTTCGATCAGGCGCTGGGCATCGACCTGCTGCTCGCGCAGCACCCGGGCGACTTTGTCATCCCCGGCATTCTGGAAGGACTCCTGCAGCATGCGCGCGATCTCGCCATCGGTCAGGCCATAGGACGGCTTGACCTGGATGCTCGCCTCGACACCAGAACCTAGCTCGCGGGCTGCCACGCTGAGCAGGCCGTCGGCATCGACCTGGAAGGTCACGCGAATCTTTGCCGAGCCGGCCACCAGGGGCGGAATACCACGCAGCTCGAAGCGCGCCAGGGAGCGGCAATCGCTGATCAGCTCGCGCTCACCCTGCAGCACATGGATCATCATGGCCGTCTGGCCATCTTTATAGGTGGTGAAGTCCTGCGCGCGCGCCACCGGAATCGTGGTGTTGCGCGGAATGACCTTCTCCATCAAGCCGCCCATGGTTTCCAGCCCCAGGGACAGCGGAATCACGTCGAGCAGCAACAGCTCTTCGCCGTTGCCACGCTGGTTGCCGGCCAGGGTATCGGCCTGGATCGCGGCACCAATGGCCACCACCTGATCCGGGTCGATATCGGTCAGTGGCTGCCGACCGAACAGCTCGCCGACCGCCGCACGCACGCGCGGCACGCGGGTGGAGCCGCCGACCATGACCACCGCCTCGACTTCCTCGATCTCGATGCCGGCATCGCGCACCGCACGGCGACAGGCCTTGAGGCTGCGCGCCAGCATCGGCTCGATCAGCGCATCGAACTGCGCCCGACTCAGCTCGCCGCGCCAGTCGCCATGCACCAGCTCGACCGCATCGGCAGTGGTCAGCGCTTCCTTGGCCGCACAAGCGGCCTGCAGCAGGCTGCGTTGGGTGCCTGGATCGATATCCATGGACAGCCCAGCCTGCTGCATCATCCAGCCGGCGATGGCATGGTCGAAGTCATCGCCACCCAGGGCGCTGTCGCCACCGGTAGCCATCACCTCGAACACGCCACGACTCAGACGCAGAATGGAAATATCAAAGGTGCCGCCGCCCAGGTCATAGATGGCGACCACGCCCTCGGCCTGCTGGTCGAGACCATAGGCCACCGCCGCCGCGGTCGGCTCGTTGAGCAGGCGCAGCACACTGAGGCCGGCCAGACGCGCAGCATCCTTGGTGGCCTGGCGCTGGGCATCGTCGAAGTAGGCCGGTACGGTGATCACCGCCCCCACCAGTTCGCCACCCAGCGCTTCTTCGGCACGCAGGCGCAGCACCTTGAGAATCTCGGCCGACACCTCGACCGGGCTCTTCGCGCCCTGCACGGTGTCGACGAATGGCATATGCGATTCACCGACGACGAAGCGGTAGGGCAACTGCTCACCCAGTTGCTTGACGTCTTCCAGGCCGCGCCCCATCAGGCGCTTGACCGACAGCACGGTATTCAGCGGATCGAGCGGCGCGGCCAGCTTGGCGGCCTGCCCCACCTCGACGCGATCGGCATGATAGCGCACGGCCGACGGCAGGATGACCCGCCCCTCGGCATCCGCCAGTGGCGCGGACAGGCCGCTGCGCACGGCAGCGACCAGGGAATTGGTGGTGCCCAGATCGATACCCACAGCCAGGCGGCGCTGGTGGGGTTGGGGACTCTGGCCGGGTTCGGCGATCTGCAGTAGGGCCATGATGCTCAGGAAGTCAGGCGCGCAGCCGCAGCTGCACGGCGGTTAATCGTCGAGGCGCTCTTCCAGCTGGCGCACTTCGTGGGACAACTTGTCGAGAAACTGCATGCGTCGCACCAGGCGCTCGGCCTCCTCGCGACGCTGCGCGTCATCCCAGCAAGCAGCAAAATCTGCATCAAGCTCATCCTGAGCCTGTTTCAGGCGGCGCTTGAACGCCGCCACGCCGGCCACATCGGCACTGTCCTGCAGATCTTCCAGCTCTTCGCGTAAACGCATCTGCTGGAGCAGGAACTCGGGGTCCTGCACGGTCACTTCCATCGGCAGCTCGCGCCCGCGCAGAGCCAGCAGATAAAGAGCGCGGCGCGGCGCATTCTTCAGGGTCTGGTAAGCCTCATTGAGGCTGGCCGAATGCTCCAGCGCCAGGCGCTGATCGCGCTCGGGGGCATCGGCAAAGCGATCCGGATGCATGGTCTTGGCCAGCTCGCGATAACGCGCGGAAAGCTGCGCCAGGTCCAGACGGAAGGCGGGCTGCAGATCGAACAGAGCAAAGTGACAGGGTCTACCCACGCTAGCCTCAGACGTTGAAGCTCTCGCCGCAGCCGCATTCGCCGCGCACGTTGGGGTTGTTGAACTTGAAGCCCTCGTTGAGCCCCTCGCGGACGAAGTCCAGCTCGGTGCCATCGATATAGGTCAGGCTCTTCGGATCGATGATCACTTTCACCCCGAAGCTTTCGAACACCTGATCCTCGGCTGCCAGCTCGTCGACGAACTCCAGCACATAGGCCAGGCCCGAGCAGCCCGTAGTGCGCACACCCAGACGAATGCCCGCACCCTTGCCACGCCCCTCCAGGGAGCGCTGCACATGACGTGCGGCGGCTTCGGTCATGCTGATAGCCATAGCAACTCCTTACGCGACAACGAACTCAGACCAGGCCTTTCTTCTGCTTGTAGTCGCGCACGGCTGCCTTGATGGCATCCTCGGCGAGTACCGAACAGTGGATCTTCACCGGCGGCAGCGCCAGCTCTTCGGCCAGCTGGGTGTTCTTGATGGTTTCCGCTTCATCCAGGGTCTTGCCCTTCATCCACTCGGTAGCGAGGGAGCTGGAAGCGATCGCCGAACCGCAGCCGTAGGTCTTGAACTTGGCGTCTTCGATGACGCCCTGCTCGTTGACCTTGATCTGCAGGCGCATGACGTCGCCGCACGCCGGGGCGCCGACCATGCCGGTGCCGACGTTCGGATCCTCGGCATCCATCTTGCCGACGTTGCGGGGGTTCTCGTAATGGTCGATGACCTTTTCACTGTAAGCCATGGTGCAATTCCTCTTTCATCAGGTGCCGC
Encoded here:
- the hisS gene encoding histidine--tRNA ligase, encoding MSKTLQAIRGMNDILPEQTPTWRYLENTLATLLDGYGYKEIRLPVLEFTELFARGIGEGTDVVDKEMYTFLDRNAESLTLRPEGTAGCVRAVLEHGLTGGGQVQKLWYAGPMYRYEKPQKGRYRQFHQVGVEVFNLPGPDIDAELIVLTARLWQQLGLAGSVTLQLNSLGSSEARAVYRDALVAYLQERFEQLDEDSQRRLTTNPLRILDSKNAQTQALLVGAPTLHDYLDEESRAHFEGLKARLDALGIGYEINPKLVRGLDYYGRTVFEWVTDKLGSQGTVCAGGRYDGLISQFGGKPTPGVGFAMGVERLVLLLETLELVPAELHSPADLYLCAFGEPAELAALTLAERLRDAMPGLRLVVNAGAGSFKSQFKKADKSGARFALILGEDELATRVVGCKPLRDDSEQQTIAWDALAQHLATCLAQA
- the ispG gene encoding flavodoxin-dependent (E)-4-hydroxy-3-methylbut-2-enyl-diphosphate synthase: MHCESPIKRRLSRKIWVGSVPVGGDAPIAVQSMTNTDTCDVAATVGQIRRLEEAGADIVRVSVPDMQAAEAFGKIKQQVNVPLVADIHFDYQIALRVAELGVDCLRINPGNIGREDRVRAVVEAARDKGIPIRIGVNAGSLEKDLQKKYGEPTPAALVESALRHVEHLDRLNFPDFKVSVKASDVFMAVEAYRLLAKQIEQPLHLGITEAGGLRSGTVKSAVGLGMLLMDGIGDTIRISLAADPVEEIKVGYDILKSLRLRSRGINFIACPSCSRQNFDVVKTMNELETRVEDLLVPLDVAVIGCVVNGPGEAKEAHIGLTGGSPNNLIYIDGKPAHKLTNENLVDQLEKLIRQKAAEKVEAEAAVIARG
- a CDS encoding helix-turn-helix domain-containing protein yields the protein MKTSHPEAVAASRVNPGETLRKARESKSWVLADVAAQLHLTPMALQQLESGAFDKLPGHTFARGYVRAYAKLLGMDQNRLVSEFDQFTGSDASGSRVHSLGRIEEPVRLSQSILKMVSLCLLLALGAGAFFWWQAGAGNVPTLPADLGLEHVEVEGADGTTEIHPLDEPEDQAVVDAQGAVEPEAPVLTAELAAQPEVPGASEAVMPPAVAAPVEVGSQAPLVPQPEIQPSAVPAAPAPAASPVQPAPVTPPAPEPAAPVVSEPVVAVAPAAGESKVHLQFTADCWTQLTDANGKVLLSALKRRGESIELVGKAPLELRLGFASGAQVRLDGQPVDVAAFTHGETARLKLGQ
- the pilW gene encoding type IV pilus biogenesis/stability protein PilW; amino-acid sequence: MTLRAALFLSLAGLLAGCITDGGAKDPLSTEEGRDQARDAYIQLGLGYLVQGATEKAKAPLKSALELDPSSAEAHATLAVVFQREMENKLAEQHYRKALSLSSSEARILNNYGGFLYEQKRYQEAFDVYLKASEDTLYSERSRVFENLGMTAVQLGRRDEAKGFFERALRLNSRRTLALLQMAQLSLEDKQYVPARGFYERFSQQSEQTATSLLLGIRLARVFEDRDQVASLALQLKRLYPGTPEYQQYLSEQ
- the rlmN gene encoding 23S rRNA (adenine(2503)-C(2))-methyltransferase RlmN — encoded protein: MTATAGKINLLGLTQTEMESFFESIGDKRFRAGQVMKWIHHFGVDDFDAMSNLGKALREKLKACAEIRGPEVVSQDISTDGTRKWVVRVASGSCVETVYIPQGGRGTLCVSSQAGCALDCSFCSTGKQGFNSDLTAAEIIGQVWIANKSFGTVPAKIDRAVTNVVMMGMGEPLLNFDNVVAAMRIMMDDLGYGISKRKVTLSTSGVVPMIDKLGEVIDVSLALSLHAPNDALRSELVPINKKYPLDVLLPACRRYIEGLGEKRFLTIEYTLLKDVNDQPEHAEQMIALLKDFPCKINLIPFNPFPFSGYERPSNNAIRRFQDLLYKAGHNVTVRTTRGDDIDAACGQLVGQVQDRTRRSERYIAVRQLGNEAEEPRNSENRT
- the ndk gene encoding nucleoside-diphosphate kinase; this encodes MAVQRTFSIIKPDAVAKNVVGEITSRFEKAGLRVVASKMVQLSEREAGGFYAEHSERGFFKDLVAFMVSGPVIVQVLEGEDAIAKNRELMGATNPKEAAAGTIRADFAVSIDENAVHGSDSEASAAREIAYFFAATEVCARIR
- the iscX gene encoding Fe-S cluster assembly protein IscX, encoding MSLKWADVLDIAIELAESKPDVDPRYVNFVDLHSWVLALPDFSDDPQRGGEKVLEAIQAAWIEEAE
- the fdx gene encoding ISC system 2Fe-2S type ferredoxin, which codes for MPQVIFLPHEKFCPDGMVVEAEPGTSILEVAHAHHIEMESACGGVCACTTCHCIVREGFASLEEADELEEDFLDRAWGLEPQSRLACQAIVGTEDLTVEIPKYSLNHAAEAPH
- the hscA gene encoding Fe-S protein assembly chaperone HscA; its protein translation is MALLQIAEPGQSPQPHQRRLAVGIDLGTTNSLVAAVRSGLSAPLADAEGRVILPSAVRYHADRVEVGQAAKLAAPLDPLNTVLSVKRLMGRGLEDVKQLGEQLPYRFVVGESHMPFVDTVQGAKSPVEVSAEILKVLRLRAEEALGGELVGAVITVPAYFDDAQRQATKDAARLAGLSVLRLLNEPTAAAVAYGLDQQAEGVVAIYDLGGGTFDISILRLSRGVFEVMATGGDSALGGDDFDHAIAGWMMQQAGLSMDIDPGTQRSLLQAACAAKEALTTADAVELVHGDWRGELSRAQFDALIEPMLARSLKACRRAVRDAGIEIEEVEAVVMVGGSTRVPRVRAAVGELFGRQPLTDIDPDQVVAIGAAIQADTLAGNQRGNGEELLLLDVIPLSLGLETMGGLMEKVIPRNTTIPVARAQDFTTYKDGQTAMMIHVLQGERELISDCRSLARFELRGIPPLVAGSAKIRVTFQVDADGLLSVAARELGSGVEASIQVKPSYGLTDGEIARMLQESFQNAGDDKVARVLREQQVDAQRLIEAVQAALEADGERLLDAEERLAIEMQMQELAELMTGSDGYAIEQQTKRLSQVTDAFAARRMDLTVKAALAGRNLNEIEDN
- the hscB gene encoding co-chaperone HscB, with translation MGRPCHFALFDLQPAFRLDLAQLSARYRELAKTMHPDRFADAPERDQRLALEHSASLNEAYQTLKNAPRRALYLLALRGRELPMEVTVQDPEFLLQQMRLREELEDLQDSADVAGVAAFKRRLKQAQDELDADFAACWDDAQRREEAERLVRRMQFLDKLSHEVRQLEERLDD
- the iscA gene encoding iron-sulfur cluster assembly protein IscA; amino-acid sequence: MAISMTEAAARHVQRSLEGRGKGAGIRLGVRTTGCSGLAYVLEFVDELAAEDQVFESFGVKVIIDPKSLTYIDGTELDFVREGLNEGFKFNNPNVRGECGCGESFNV
- the iscU gene encoding Fe-S cluster assembly scaffold IscU; this translates as MAYSEKVIDHYENPRNVGKMDAEDPNVGTGMVGAPACGDVMRLQIKVNEQGVIEDAKFKTYGCGSAIASSSLATEWMKGKTLDEAETIKNTQLAEELALPPVKIHCSVLAEDAIKAAVRDYKQKKGLV